Proteins encoded together in one Chitinophaga sp. LS1 window:
- a CDS encoding serine hydrolase: MQTSNYLPQDSFLDSLLNTQTARLGRVFANPEKYRLQIIYTRIDRDAQNTPHCTNFTYRLDKNTYFYPASTIKLAATALALEKLNDLSIQGLDRHTPMFTGSMPGATPAALTDASSPSGFPSIGNYIKKILLVSDNDAFNRLYEFIGQEAFNKSLWAKGYPGAQVRHRVGVSGISPEKNRYTNPITFRRGRKVIYQQPGLYSPLTFSPRHDQMGKAYYNEQNELVETPMDASEKNRICLADLHNILKSIIFPDLVTKSQRFRLNDGDYGFLYHCMSAQPEESEQPTFDSAAFHHNYVKFLLFGAEKNNNISGNVRSFNKPGWAYGTLTDVAYIADFAHRIEFMLSTTVYVNDNTGILSDENYQFKQIGEPFMQALGELIYNYERQRPRIYRPDLSRFKIDYSNKIF; this comes from the coding sequence ATGCAAACCTCCAATTACCTTCCCCAAGACTCTTTTTTAGATTCCCTGTTAAATACACAGACAGCCCGCCTTGGACGGGTTTTTGCCAATCCGGAAAAGTACCGGCTGCAGATTATTTATACCAGGATCGACCGGGATGCACAAAACACCCCCCATTGCACAAATTTCACCTATAGATTGGACAAAAACACCTATTTCTACCCCGCCTCTACCATAAAACTGGCCGCCACCGCCCTCGCCCTGGAAAAACTGAATGACCTTTCTATCCAGGGCCTGGACCGCCATACTCCCATGTTCACCGGAAGTATGCCCGGCGCTACCCCGGCCGCCCTCACAGATGCCTCCTCCCCTTCCGGATTCCCCTCCATCGGTAATTACATTAAAAAGATATTGCTGGTCAGTGACAACGATGCCTTCAACCGGCTCTATGAATTTATCGGTCAGGAAGCCTTTAATAAAAGTCTCTGGGCCAAAGGGTACCCCGGGGCACAGGTCAGACACCGGGTGGGAGTCTCCGGTATTTCACCCGAAAAAAACCGGTATACCAACCCCATTACTTTTCGCAGGGGCAGAAAAGTCATCTACCAGCAACCTGGTCTATACAGCCCCCTCACCTTCTCCCCCAGACACGACCAGATGGGGAAGGCATACTATAATGAACAAAATGAACTGGTCGAAACCCCAATGGATGCCTCGGAGAAAAACAGGATCTGCCTGGCAGACCTGCACAATATTTTAAAAAGTATTATTTTTCCTGATCTTGTAACAAAATCACAACGTTTCCGTTTAAATGATGGCGACTATGGATTTTTATACCACTGCATGTCAGCACAGCCGGAAGAATCGGAGCAACCAACTTTTGATTCGGCAGCGTTTCATCATAATTACGTGAAGTTTCTGTTGTTTGGTGCAGAGAAAAACAACAATATCAGTGGTAATGTACGCAGCTTTAATAAACCAGGATGGGCATATGGCACATTAACAGACGTGGCCTATATAGCAGACTTTGCCCACCGGATTGAATTTATGTTATCTACAACCGTTTATGTAAATGACAACACTGGAATCCTTTCCGACGAAAATTACCAGTTCAAACAGATAGGCGAACCTTTCATGCAGGCCCTAGGCGAGCTTATTTATAATTATGAGCGCCAACGGCCGCGGATATATCGTCCCGACCTGTCCCGGTTCAAAATTGACTATTCCAATAAAATCTTTTGA
- a CDS encoding DUF4397 domain-containing protein, with amino-acid sequence MATSKRLWAVAALLAMVTGFTACLKTENTTPSRPVAAFVVINGITSAAKLDFYDNSTKVKDSISTGFAGYNYQAYGGYHLFDLKRYATSTTVVSTSAANYDSLTYYTLVAFGDSTSPVFYPIEDDFEGASNSNLNIRFWNLSPNIGAVDVYLNTTKIDSNRTFSLSRPSSVFKALTTVSTATSITIKKAGTETIVATNNSSSTQLTSGGVYTIFLTGDANVTSGTLAPYVGYIKNYY; translated from the coding sequence ATGGCAACAAGTAAACGTTTATGGGCAGTAGCGGCCCTTTTAGCAATGGTAACAGGGTTTACCGCATGTTTGAAAACTGAAAACACAACTCCTTCAAGACCAGTCGCTGCTTTCGTTGTGATCAATGGTATCACAAGTGCTGCAAAACTGGACTTCTATGACAACTCTACCAAAGTTAAGGACAGCATCTCCACAGGATTTGCAGGTTACAACTACCAGGCCTACGGTGGCTACCACCTTTTCGACCTGAAAAGATATGCAACCAGCACTACAGTGGTGTCTACCAGCGCTGCCAACTACGATTCGCTGACCTACTACACCCTGGTAGCATTCGGTGATTCTACCTCACCTGTGTTCTATCCGATCGAAGACGATTTCGAAGGTGCTAGCAACAGCAACCTGAATATCCGCTTCTGGAACTTATCACCTAACATCGGTGCGGTTGACGTATACCTGAACACAACTAAAATTGACAGCAACAGAACATTCTCCCTGTCCAGACCAAGTTCTGTGTTCAAGGCACTGACCACCGTATCCACTGCGACTTCTATCACCATCAAGAAAGCAGGTACGGAAACAATTGTAGCAACTAATAATTCTTCTTCTACCCAACTGACTTCAGGTGGTGTATACACCATCTTCCTCACAGGCGATGCCAATGTCACCAGTGGTACACTGGCTCCTTATGTTGGATATATCAAGAACTATTATTAA
- a CDS encoding S8 family peptidase has translation MRLTILIIFLLSYSFIKAQTPRYIIQLRDKANTTWSLDQPSQFLTAKAIARRTKQHLSIDSTDLPVSPTYRDSIAAAGNVNILYTSRWFNQVIIQTTDTAALRKIQSFSFVAKTSTEGRKSALRKTIAANGKSTKLSGTGTYGGAHWQMELHNAITLHDHNYKGQNMIIAVIDNGFPSVNVNRAFTSTNIISTWDFVKAAANVYDYGEHGTEVLSILASNLPDEMIGSAPEAGYILLRTEETDWEKPIEENNWVAAAEYADSLGADLISSSLGYNTFDDPVYNHTYADLDGKTTIIARAAALAAAKGMIVVIAAGNEGANDWHYILTPADADNILTVGAVSPEGDLADFSGRGPTADGRIKPDVVSVGKNSQIVRPDGILTLGDGTSFATPVIAGLTACLWQAFPNSTNQEVINAVKASSSQYSSPDNDMGYGIPNYQIAYNTLLASTLSNDTLQFQHSWLKAIPNPFTNEIKTFVHVNAGQKVELALFDNNGRRIRTTNFTPATDYYYYEWPADFSALPAGIYYLRAQKGRDKAVVKLLKR, from the coding sequence ATGAGGCTAACTATCCTGATAATATTCCTGCTATCCTATTCCTTTATTAAGGCCCAGACTCCACGCTATATTATCCAGTTGCGCGATAAAGCCAACACTACCTGGTCCCTCGATCAACCCTCCCAATTCCTTACTGCCAAAGCAATTGCACGCAGAACAAAACAACACCTTTCCATAGACAGTACAGACCTGCCGGTATCTCCAACCTACCGTGACAGCATTGCTGCTGCCGGAAATGTAAATATATTGTATACTTCACGCTGGTTCAATCAGGTCATCATTCAGACTACTGATACCGCCGCCCTGAGAAAAATTCAATCCTTCTCCTTTGTGGCAAAAACCAGTACTGAAGGCCGTAAATCCGCGCTACGAAAAACCATTGCGGCCAACGGCAAAAGCACGAAACTGTCAGGTACCGGTACATACGGTGGCGCTCATTGGCAGATGGAACTACATAATGCCATCACCCTGCATGACCACAATTATAAAGGACAAAACATGATCATTGCCGTTATTGACAATGGTTTCCCTTCTGTGAATGTAAACCGTGCTTTTACCAGTACCAATATCATCAGCACCTGGGATTTTGTCAAAGCCGCTGCTAACGTATACGACTATGGCGAACATGGAACAGAGGTTCTCTCCATACTGGCATCCAACCTCCCCGATGAGATGATCGGATCCGCACCGGAAGCAGGTTACATCCTGCTCCGTACAGAAGAAACAGACTGGGAAAAACCCATTGAAGAAAATAACTGGGTAGCTGCGGCTGAATATGCAGACAGTCTGGGTGCTGATCTCATCTCCTCCTCTCTTGGTTACAATACATTTGACGATCCTGTTTATAATCACACTTATGCAGATCTGGATGGAAAAACGACCATCATTGCCCGTGCCGCCGCTTTGGCTGCTGCAAAGGGAATGATCGTCGTCATTGCCGCAGGCAATGAAGGTGCGAATGACTGGCATTATATATTGACACCCGCTGATGCAGATAATATTCTGACGGTAGGCGCAGTCAGCCCCGAAGGTGATCTGGCCGACTTCAGCGGCCGTGGCCCCACCGCCGATGGCCGTATCAAACCAGATGTGGTATCTGTCGGCAAAAATAGTCAGATCGTACGACCAGACGGCATACTTACACTAGGCGATGGTACATCCTTTGCCACACCAGTCATAGCGGGTCTCACCGCATGCTTATGGCAGGCATTCCCTAACAGTACGAACCAGGAAGTGATCAATGCTGTCAAGGCCAGTAGCAGCCAGTATAGCTCTCCAGACAATGATATGGGATATGGTATTCCCAACTATCAGATAGCTTACAATACCTTACTAGCCAGTACTTTATCGAATGATACTTTACAGTTTCAGCACAGCTGGCTGAAAGCAATCCCCAATCCTTTTACAAATGAGATCAAAACATTTGTACATGTAAATGCAGGTCAAAAGGTGGAACTGGCGCTGTTTGACAATAACGGCCGCAGGATCAGGACAACAAACTTTACCCCTGCTACAGATTATTATTACTATGAATGGCCTGCTGACTTTTCAGCATTACCTGCCGGTATATATTATTTAAGGGCGCAAAAGGGCAGGGACAAGGCCGTGGTGAAGCTACTAAAACGTTAA
- a CDS encoding pyridoxal phosphate-dependent aminotransferase: MKHLELAERLSRISEPQTIKMAKLSRELKAQGIDIVDLSIGEPDFDTPTHIREAAKKAIDEGFTHYTPVAGIADLRAAVVKKLQRDNNLEYLPEQIVVSTGAKQSIANAVLSVINPGDEVIIPTPYWVTYSELVKLCQGTVVFVPCSIENKFKITPAQLEAAITPKTKLFMFSSPCNPTGSVYSKEELKALADVFAKYPGIYVMADEIYEYINYVGKHESIAQFEGMKERTIIINGLSKGFAMTGWRLGYLAAPAAVAKAAENMQSQFTSATCSITQKAAVAALNGPKDSADEMLAEFTKRRAFVFEQMSQMPGLKLINPDGAFYMFPDVSSFFGKSYDGVEVNNADDLCMYLLHKANVTFVTGSAFQQPNAIRISYAASMEKLQEGMKRLKAGLEKLA; the protein is encoded by the coding sequence ATGAAGCATTTGGAATTAGCAGAAAGGCTGTCAAGGATCTCTGAGCCACAAACGATCAAGATGGCGAAGTTGAGCCGCGAGTTGAAAGCACAGGGCATAGACATTGTGGATCTGAGTATTGGCGAACCTGACTTTGACACGCCAACCCACATCAGGGAGGCAGCAAAAAAAGCCATCGATGAAGGCTTTACGCATTACACACCCGTAGCTGGTATTGCAGATCTGCGAGCGGCAGTAGTGAAGAAACTGCAACGCGATAACAATCTGGAATATCTGCCGGAACAGATTGTGGTATCGACAGGTGCCAAGCAAAGTATTGCCAACGCAGTGCTGAGTGTAATCAACCCCGGTGATGAGGTCATTATCCCTACCCCCTATTGGGTCACTTATTCAGAATTAGTAAAACTCTGTCAGGGTACGGTTGTGTTCGTACCATGCAGTATTGAAAATAAATTCAAGATCACCCCTGCACAACTGGAAGCGGCTATTACGCCAAAAACAAAGTTGTTCATGTTCTCTTCTCCCTGCAATCCTACCGGATCTGTATATAGTAAAGAAGAGCTGAAAGCACTGGCCGATGTATTTGCCAAATATCCTGGTATCTACGTGATGGCTGATGAGATCTATGAATACATCAACTATGTAGGTAAGCACGAAAGCATAGCACAGTTCGAGGGAATGAAAGAACGCACGATTATCATCAATGGTCTGAGTAAAGGCTTTGCGATGACAGGATGGCGTTTAGGCTACCTGGCTGCACCTGCAGCAGTAGCAAAAGCGGCGGAGAATATGCAAAGCCAGTTCACTTCTGCAACCTGCTCTATCACACAAAAAGCAGCAGTGGCAGCACTGAATGGTCCGAAAGATTCTGCTGATGAAATGCTGGCAGAGTTCACCAAAAGAAGAGCATTTGTATTTGAACAAATGAGCCAGATGCCAGGTTTGAAACTGATCAACCCGGACGGCGCCTTCTATATGTTCCCGGATGTAAGCAGCTTCTTTGGCAAGTCTTACGACGGTGTAGAAGTGAACAATGCAGATGATCTGTGTATGTACCTGCTGCACAAAGCGAACGTAACATTTGTAACAGGTTCTGCCTTCCAGCAGCCAAATGCCATCCGAATTTCTTATGCCGCTTCTATGGAGAAGCTCCAGGAAGGGATGAAGCGTTTGAAAGCAGGTCTGGAAAAACTGGCCTAA
- a CDS encoding M23 family metallopeptidase, with protein sequence MFIYALLLLTFTLALFSVFFTYTAAAALFRHNWSRLLAGLSLGVFIYLYGTWVYLTIEAKYGFGICLLLALIIGALRRKKGQRASKNWQMVFNLFFTAILTLLSVLYFTGTTGKPETIELAFPMKTGRYFVLQGGKGLPTNLFHFSLRGAIYAMDIVKLKPDGRRANQIFSRKLADYEIFGDTLYSPCDGRVLKAYGDNPDNIPPDMSRGPNNTNQVIIETSNSYIFLGHMKEGSVIVHDGDVIKKGQPLGCVGNSGFSTEPHLHIQAHKKIPGQPWYQGPPLYIHFNGKGYLLYEVIRPKRVTMVKK encoded by the coding sequence ATGTTTATTTACGCACTGTTACTACTGACTTTTACTTTGGCCCTGTTCAGCGTTTTTTTTACATACACTGCTGCCGCAGCCCTATTCCGCCACAATTGGTCACGTCTATTAGCCGGATTGTCATTGGGTGTATTTATTTATCTCTATGGCACCTGGGTGTACCTTACGATCGAAGCCAAGTATGGGTTTGGCATTTGTTTGCTGCTGGCCCTGATCATTGGCGCCCTGCGCCGGAAAAAGGGGCAGCGGGCGTCAAAAAACTGGCAGATGGTATTTAATTTATTCTTTACTGCTATTTTGACGCTGTTGAGTGTTCTTTATTTCACCGGTACCACCGGCAAACCTGAAACCATTGAACTGGCTTTCCCCATGAAAACCGGGCGGTATTTTGTGTTGCAGGGAGGGAAGGGATTACCCACTAACCTGTTTCACTTCAGTTTGCGGGGAGCGATTTATGCCATGGATATTGTAAAATTGAAACCCGATGGCAGGCGTGCGAATCAGATCTTCAGCAGAAAGTTGGCGGATTATGAAATATTTGGCGATACCTTATATAGTCCCTGCGATGGACGGGTATTAAAAGCTTACGGAGACAACCCGGATAATATCCCTCCTGATATGAGCCGGGGACCAAACAATACCAACCAGGTCATCATCGAAACCTCTAACAGTTACATCTTTTTAGGGCATATGAAGGAGGGGAGTGTGATTGTGCACGATGGCGATGTGATTAAAAAGGGGCAACCCTTGGGTTGTGTGGGAAATTCAGGATTTAGTACCGAACCACACCTGCATATTCAGGCACATAAGAAAATACCGGGACAGCCATGGTATCAGGGGCCGCCATTATATATACACTTCAATGGAAAAGGATATTTACTGTATGAGGTGATCCGGCCCAAAAGAGTGACGATGGTAAAAAAATAG
- a CDS encoding methylmalonyl-CoA mutase: protein MENIIKTDAGIIIEPVYTQPVPMDELPGQFPFTRGVHASMYRDKLWTMRQYAGFSTAEASNQRYHFLLSQGVMGLSVAFDLPTQIGYDSDHAMSEGEVGKVGVAIDSLEDMERLFAGIKLEDISTSMTINATGFILLALYIALAKKQGADLHKISGTIQNDILKEYAARGTYIYPPKPSMRLITDIFAYCSTEVPKWNTISISGYHIREAGANAVQELAFTLANGKAYLKAAIEKGLAINVFARRLSFFFNAHNHLFEEVAKFRAARRMWAHMTTELGATDPKAQMLRFHTQTGGSTLTAQQPHNNIVRVAVQTMAATLGGTQSLHTNGYDEALSLPTEEAARIALRTQQIVGYESGIADTVDPLAGSYYVEALTNEVEAKAWELIHRIDAMGGAVSAIEQGFVQDEIAKSAYLYQQEIESGKKIIVGVNKFTAKDEGTPEIFRIDDSIRQVQTERLQSLKSRRDNEAVQAILQRLEAAAHTEENVMPIVVEAVETLCTLGEIADTLRKVFGEYK, encoded by the coding sequence ATGGAAAATATCATCAAAACAGATGCCGGTATTATCATTGAACCAGTTTATACCCAACCGGTACCCATGGATGAGTTGCCCGGACAATTCCCTTTTACAAGAGGAGTACATGCCTCCATGTACCGCGATAAACTATGGACCATGCGGCAGTATGCGGGTTTTAGTACTGCGGAAGCCTCAAACCAGCGCTATCATTTCCTGCTTAGCCAGGGGGTAATGGGGCTGAGCGTAGCCTTTGACCTGCCTACCCAGATCGGGTATGATTCAGATCATGCCATGTCGGAGGGGGAAGTAGGCAAAGTGGGTGTGGCGATCGATTCACTGGAGGATATGGAAAGACTCTTTGCCGGTATCAAACTGGAAGATATTTCCACGAGTATGACCATCAATGCAACAGGATTTATACTACTCGCTCTGTATATCGCCCTTGCCAAAAAACAGGGAGCGGACCTGCATAAAATATCAGGTACTATCCAGAATGATATTCTCAAAGAATATGCGGCGAGAGGCACCTATATTTATCCACCCAAACCATCTATGCGCCTGATTACAGACATCTTTGCATATTGTAGTACCGAGGTCCCTAAATGGAATACGATCTCAATTTCGGGATACCATATCCGGGAAGCAGGCGCAAATGCAGTACAGGAACTGGCTTTTACACTGGCTAACGGCAAAGCCTATCTAAAAGCGGCGATTGAAAAGGGGCTAGCTATCAATGTATTTGCACGGCGATTGTCATTCTTTTTCAATGCGCATAACCATCTCTTTGAAGAAGTGGCGAAGTTCAGAGCGGCCCGTAGAATGTGGGCCCATATGACAACGGAACTGGGGGCTACAGATCCAAAGGCACAGATGCTGCGTTTTCATACACAGACAGGTGGAAGCACATTGACAGCGCAACAACCCCATAATAATATAGTACGTGTCGCCGTGCAAACCATGGCGGCGACATTGGGTGGTACACAATCATTGCATACCAATGGCTATGATGAAGCGCTTTCCCTGCCTACAGAAGAAGCAGCGCGGATAGCCTTGCGTACCCAGCAGATCGTAGGTTATGAAAGTGGTATTGCAGATACAGTTGATCCTCTTGCCGGAAGTTATTATGTAGAAGCCCTGACGAATGAGGTGGAGGCAAAGGCCTGGGAACTGATACATCGTATAGATGCGATGGGTGGCGCGGTGAGTGCGATAGAACAAGGTTTTGTACAGGATGAGATAGCGAAAAGTGCTTACTTATATCAGCAGGAAATAGAGAGCGGTAAAAAGATCATCGTGGGAGTGAATAAATTTACGGCAAAGGATGAAGGAACACCAGAAATATTCAGGATAGATGACAGTATCAGGCAGGTGCAAACGGAAAGACTGCAATCGCTAAAAAGCAGGAGGGATAATGAAGCGGTACAGGCAATTTTACAAAGGCTGGAAGCCGCGGCCCATACGGAAGAAAATGTAATGCCTATCGTCGTGGAAGCTGTGGAAACTTTGTGTACCCTCGGTGAAATAGCCGATACATTAAGGAAGGTATTCGGTGAATATAAATAG
- a CDS encoding class I SAM-dependent methyltransferase, which produces MSFIYHNTCPVCGAATSHKVLTAKDYTVSKETFDINHCGHCSVRFTQNVPDSASIGRYYQSQEYISHSETRQGLINRLYHSVRKITLRSKQNWVKAATGLKQGSILDIGCGTGSFLHFMQQGGWQITGLEPDETARQNAKTLYNIEPRPSEDLYSLPAGQFDAITMWHVLEHVHTLHDYIRQIRTLLKPEGALLIAVPNYTSPDAEHYGEHWAAYDVPRHLYHFSPAAMEVLLKQHKIRVVKKHPMVFDGFYVSLLSEKYKTGGNGLFKGFWNGFISWRKGLKDVDRCSSVVYECKAE; this is translated from the coding sequence ATGTCTTTTATCTACCATAACACCTGTCCGGTATGTGGAGCCGCAACTTCACATAAAGTACTGACAGCCAAAGATTACACCGTTTCAAAGGAAACCTTCGACATTAACCATTGCGGACATTGTAGCGTACGCTTCACACAAAACGTTCCTGATAGCGCCAGCATTGGCCGCTATTATCAATCGCAGGAATACATCTCCCACTCTGAAACCCGTCAGGGCCTCATCAACCGTTTATACCACAGCGTGAGGAAAATCACCCTGCGTAGTAAACAAAATTGGGTAAAAGCAGCAACTGGTCTCAAACAAGGTTCCATCCTCGACATTGGTTGTGGAACAGGTTCCTTCCTTCACTTCATGCAGCAGGGCGGCTGGCAGATCACCGGTCTTGAACCAGACGAAACGGCCCGTCAGAACGCAAAGACATTATACAACATCGAACCTCGTCCTTCAGAAGATCTCTATTCTCTGCCTGCCGGACAGTTTGATGCTATCACCATGTGGCATGTACTGGAACACGTACATACCTTACATGACTATATCCGCCAGATCCGCACCTTATTAAAACCGGAAGGCGCACTCCTCATCGCTGTTCCCAACTACACCTCTCCCGATGCAGAACATTATGGTGAACACTGGGCGGCTTACGATGTACCACGTCACCTTTACCACTTCTCTCCTGCTGCCATGGAAGTACTCCTGAAGCAACATAAGATCAGAGTAGTGAAAAAGCATCCGATGGTGTTCGATGGTTTCTATGTGAGTCTGCTGAGTGAAAAATATAAAACAGGTGGGAATGGCTTATTCAAAGGCTTCTGGAATGGTTTCATCTCCTGGCGCAAAGGATTGAAGGATGTAGACAGATGTAGTTCTGTCGTGTATGAATGTAAAGCAGAATAA
- a CDS encoding M57 family metalloprotease — protein MRKLIFLYFLLIITSCKKEVAVQQTAIPTAVLQKIEALGFNAADVKRFQGDYLVEGDIRLSEADLNKPANGPYLRIAGTEQYRTINLITGTPRTITIKVSGLGSAFVAGTDTAIARFNSLGISLTFVRITTGTADITISGFNQGPSGGSVTYASSGFPSSSGNPYPSILLNTNSAAFGSNPNVLFVASVIQHEIGHCIGFRHSDCLDRSFSCGGTSVNEGSGGVGAILIPGTPSAPDANSWMLACNNVGNRTFNANDRIALNYLY, from the coding sequence ATGCGTAAACTTATATTTCTGTACTTTCTTCTTATTATAACCTCCTGTAAAAAAGAAGTAGCTGTTCAACAAACAGCTATCCCAACAGCTGTTCTGCAGAAAATTGAAGCATTAGGATTTAATGCTGCAGATGTAAAAAGATTTCAGGGAGATTACCTTGTAGAAGGTGATATCCGCCTTTCTGAAGCTGATTTAAATAAACCTGCTAACGGACCTTATCTGCGGATTGCAGGCACAGAACAATATCGTACCATCAACCTGATAACAGGCACGCCACGTACCATTACGATCAAAGTAAGTGGTTTGGGTAGTGCATTTGTAGCAGGAACGGATACTGCCATCGCGCGTTTTAACAGTCTGGGTATATCGCTGACTTTTGTACGTATTACTACAGGTACTGCAGATATTACGATTTCTGGTTTTAACCAGGGGCCAAGTGGAGGATCGGTTACATATGCTTCTTCCGGTTTTCCTTCCAGCAGTGGGAACCCTTATCCATCTATTCTTTTAAATACCAATTCTGCTGCATTTGGCAGTAATCCGAATGTATTGTTTGTGGCTTCTGTTATTCAGCATGAAATTGGGCACTGCATTGGTTTCCGTCATAGTGATTGCCTGGATCGTTCTTTTAGCTGTGGAGGAACGTCTGTTAATGAGGGGTCTGGGGGGGTAGGTGCCATCCTGATACCAGGTACGCCGAGTGCACCTGATGCCAATAGCTGGATGCTGGCCTGCAATAATGTGGGGAATCGTACTTTCAATGCGAATGACAGGATTGCATTGAACTATCTGTATTAA
- a CDS encoding M57 family metalloprotease, translated as MRKHSFNALLCLAAGIAVATVSCKKDNVSSTKPDAIPTETLAKIEALGFSSADVHKFGDDYIVEGDIRLTEADLNSKYTGPVLRVASSEQYRTTNLVTGTPRTITIKVASSLGSAYVAGTDTAIARYNALGLAITFSRITSGTANITISGFNQGPSGGYITLGSSGFPTSSGNPYSSILMNTNSQAYGSNPNVLYVGSVIQHEIGHCVGFRHTDYFDRSYSCGGTATNEGASSVGAIWIPGTPTGADANSWMLSCSNGGNRTFNANDVIALNYLY; from the coding sequence ATGCGTAAACATTCATTCAACGCCTTATTGTGTCTGGCAGCAGGCATCGCTGTAGCAACTGTGTCCTGTAAAAAAGATAACGTAAGCAGCACCAAGCCTGATGCTATCCCTACTGAAACCCTCGCAAAAATCGAAGCGCTGGGCTTCAGCTCCGCTGATGTACACAAGTTCGGCGATGATTACATAGTGGAGGGTGATATCCGCCTGACTGAAGCAGATCTGAACAGTAAATATACTGGTCCAGTACTGCGTGTAGCAAGTTCAGAGCAATATCGCACTACTAACCTGGTAACAGGTACTCCACGCACGATTACTATAAAAGTAGCCAGCAGTCTGGGTAGCGCTTATGTAGCAGGTACTGATACTGCTATTGCACGTTACAATGCTCTGGGCCTGGCTATCACTTTCTCCCGCATTACCAGTGGTACTGCAAACATTACTATCTCTGGTTTCAACCAGGGTCCAAGCGGTGGTTATATCACCCTGGGTTCTTCTGGTTTCCCAACCAGCAGCGGTAATCCATACAGCTCTATCCTGATGAACACTAACTCACAGGCATATGGCAGCAATCCTAATGTACTGTATGTAGGTTCTGTAATTCAGCATGAAATCGGTCACTGTGTTGGTTTCCGTCATACTGATTACTTCGATCGTTCTTACAGCTGTGGTGGTACTGCTACCAACGAAGGTGCTTCTTCTGTAGGTGCTATCTGGATTCCAGGTACTCCAACCGGTGCTGATGCAAATTCATGGATGCTGTCCTGCTCCAATGGTGGCAACCGTACTTTCAATGCGAACGATGTTATCGCATTAAACTACTTGTATTAA